Proteins co-encoded in one Polaromonas vacuolata genomic window:
- the bioD gene encoding dethiobiotin synthase — MIACFVTGTDTGVGKTLVSTALLHALAQHHSRVVGMKPIAAGGEEIDGCWTNQDSVLLRSAATIKVPPELDNPYLLPEPLSPHIAAARAGVVISITHLLDCFLALTERADAVVVEGAGGFHVPLSTELTGADLAQALGLPVVLVVGLRLGCLNHAALTAEAIHAAGLKLAGWVVNRIDPHMPAQEENIAWLQGRLKAPMLADIAYQTTLDAKQVRFNLPPAWTLGGANPAATAI, encoded by the coding sequence ATGATCGCCTGCTTTGTCACCGGCACCGATACCGGTGTCGGCAAAACCTTGGTCAGCACCGCCTTGCTGCACGCGTTAGCCCAACATCACAGCCGCGTAGTGGGCATGAAACCAATTGCCGCTGGTGGCGAGGAAATCGACGGTTGCTGGACTAACCAAGACTCGGTTTTGCTACGCAGCGCAGCAACCATAAAAGTGCCGCCCGAGTTAGACAACCCCTATCTTTTGCCCGAACCGCTGTCGCCGCATATCGCCGCCGCGCGCGCCGGCGTGGTCATTAGCATCACGCATTTGCTGGACTGTTTCTTAGCGCTAACTGAGCGCGCTGACGCCGTGGTGGTAGAAGGCGCTGGCGGCTTTCATGTGCCGCTGTCAACAGAACTGACCGGTGCCGATTTAGCGCAAGCCTTGGGTCTGCCGGTGGTGTTAGTCGTTGGCTTGCGGCTAGGCTGCTTGAACCACGCAGCTTTGACCGCAGAGGCGATTCATGCGGCCGGTTTAAAACTCGCAGGCTGGGTCGTTAACCGAATAGATCCACACATGCCCGCTCAAGAAGAAAACATCGCCTGGCTGCAAGGCCGACTGAAAGCGCCCATGCTGGCAGACATTGCCTATCAAACAACGCTGGACGCCAAGCAAGTGCGGTTTAACTTACCGCCGGCTTGGACGCTAGGCGGCGCAAATCCGGCCGCCACGGCGATTTAG
- a CDS encoding IS30 family transposase, whose amino-acid sequence MIYTHLTRDERYQIAILAKANFNQSEIAKMMDRDKSSISRELRRNRGLRGYRPKQANDKAQERRLACANSPRVADSTWAVVEEKLAEAWSPEQISGHLEARCQPGVSYESIYQYIYADKRAGGSLHKTLRCQKTRKKRSSGRERRGTISRQVSIELRPAIVLERARFGDWEADLVIGAGQKQALVTINERVSRYSIIFHVPFKTAQAVGDALITLLKPFAHCVHTLTTDNGKEFSQHERIASALSADFFFAHPYASWERGANENMNGLIRQFFPKGMRFNCITDDDIALAMHRLNHRPRKCLGYRTPHQVFMEELKSN is encoded by the coding sequence ATGATTTACACACACCTCACCCGTGACGAACGTTACCAGATTGCAATCCTCGCCAAAGCAAACTTCAATCAAAGTGAAATTGCAAAAATGATGGACCGTGATAAATCGAGCATCAGCCGTGAGTTGCGTCGTAACCGCGGTCTACGAGGCTATCGCCCTAAGCAGGCAAATGACAAAGCCCAAGAACGTAGACTTGCCTGCGCCAACAGTCCTAGAGTTGCTGACTCGACATGGGCTGTAGTGGAGGAAAAGTTGGCTGAGGCTTGGAGCCCCGAACAAATCAGCGGCCACCTCGAAGCTCGATGCCAACCCGGTGTTAGCTATGAGAGCATTTACCAGTACATCTACGCTGACAAACGCGCGGGCGGCAGCTTGCATAAAACACTGCGTTGCCAGAAGACGCGAAAAAAACGCAGCAGTGGCCGTGAACGGCGCGGCACCATCTCTCGCCAGGTCTCAATAGAACTGCGACCCGCCATCGTGCTTGAGCGTGCGCGCTTTGGCGACTGGGAGGCTGATCTGGTGATTGGTGCCGGGCAGAAGCAAGCCCTAGTGACGATTAACGAGCGTGTCTCTCGGTATTCAATAATTTTCCACGTGCCATTCAAAACAGCGCAAGCCGTAGGGGACGCGTTAATCACTTTACTTAAACCATTCGCTCATTGCGTGCACACACTCACGACAGATAACGGCAAGGAATTTTCTCAGCATGAACGAATAGCTTCTGCGCTGAGTGCAGATTTCTTTTTCGCCCATCCATACGCCTCGTGGGAGCGTGGGGCAAACGAGAATATGAACGGTTTGATTCGCCAGTTTTTCCCAAAGGGGATGCGCTTTAATTGCATCACCGACGATGACATTGCTTTAGCGATGCACAGGCTCAATCATCGTCCTAGAAAATGTTTGGGGTATCGAACACCGCATCAGGTTTTTATGGAAGAGTTAAAGTCCAACTAA
- a CDS encoding 3-hydroxyacyl-CoA dehydrogenase/enoyl-CoA hydratase family protein, which yields MSSQDRFQVKKVAVLGAGVMGAQIAAHLVNLKVPVLLFDLPAKEGPKNAIVLKAIEGLKKLKPAPLGVVEDAALIVPANYEENLDWLRDCDLVIEAIAERMDWKTALYEKIAPFIREGAIVASNTSGLSITALSSALPQSVKPRFCGIHFFNPPRYMALVELINTPTTEPKVLDDLETFVTSTLGKGVIRANDTPNFIANRIGIAGILATMHEAEAFGLTYDVVDDLTGKKLGRASSGTFRTADVVGLDTMAHVIKTLQDNLGEGKDTDPFVDPFAPTYGTPPVLARLLEAKQLGQKTGAGFYKKQGRDILRLDPESMEYVVGGAKSNDVVGRMLKKPAAERLKLLRNAEGAEPRFLWAIFRDQFHYAAIHLEAIAETARDIDFAMRWGFGAKQGPFELWQEAGWLQVANWIKEDIDAGKALCNAPLPDWVFNGPVADAGGVHTPQGSWSAASKSFIAKRDLPVYARQFFPENVLGSQAASFETAGNTQFEDDAIRLWTLDGDNSDVLIASIKTKMHAISPDVAEGLARGVELAEKSFKGLMIWSNHDLFSVGADLQAMLPGFVMGGVAVIDGAEAELQQTMLKLRYAAVPVVSAIRGLALGGGCEIAVYSAKRVAAMESYIGLVEVGVGLVPGAGGLTYIARRAAENAAASTAKDLLPFLTEGFSAAAMAKVGTGALDSRKLGYLLDSDVVVANKDELLFVALNQARSMFDAGYRAPHKRLFPVAGRSGLATIKGQLVNMRDGGFISAHDFHIASLIAGVVCGGDVDAGSLVSEEYVMTLERWAFCALLENPKTQARIMGMMSTGKPVRN from the coding sequence ATGTCAAGCCAAGACCGTTTTCAGGTTAAAAAAGTCGCCGTCCTAGGCGCTGGTGTGATGGGCGCACAAATCGCAGCCCATCTGGTCAACCTCAAGGTCCCGGTTTTATTGTTCGACCTGCCGGCCAAAGAAGGCCCAAAAAACGCCATCGTTCTCAAGGCTATAGAAGGCTTGAAAAAGCTCAAGCCCGCGCCGCTAGGCGTGGTCGAAGACGCTGCATTAATAGTGCCGGCAAACTACGAAGAAAATCTCGATTGGCTGCGCGACTGTGATCTGGTGATCGAAGCCATTGCCGAACGCATGGATTGGAAAACCGCGCTGTATGAAAAAATTGCCCCCTTTATAAGAGAAGGCGCAATCGTCGCGAGCAACACCTCGGGCTTGAGCATTACTGCGCTCAGCAGCGCATTGCCTCAATCGGTCAAACCACGTTTTTGTGGTATTCATTTTTTCAACCCACCGCGCTATATGGCGCTGGTTGAATTGATCAACACACCGACGACTGAGCCCAAGGTTTTAGACGACCTTGAAACTTTTGTCACCAGCACTCTGGGCAAGGGCGTGATACGCGCTAACGACACGCCTAACTTCATCGCCAACCGCATCGGCATTGCCGGCATATTGGCGACTATGCATGAGGCCGAGGCGTTTGGTTTGACTTATGACGTGGTCGATGACTTGACCGGTAAAAAACTAGGCCGCGCCAGCTCAGGGACTTTTCGCACCGCTGATGTGGTCGGTTTAGACACCATGGCGCATGTGATTAAAACACTGCAAGACAACTTGGGTGAAGGCAAAGATACCGACCCGTTTGTCGACCCTTTTGCGCCCACCTACGGCACACCGCCAGTGCTCGCACGCTTACTAGAGGCCAAACAACTGGGCCAAAAAACGGGTGCGGGTTTTTATAAAAAACAAGGCCGGGATATTTTGCGGCTTGATCCCGAGAGCATGGAATATGTTGTCGGCGGCGCCAAGTCCAACGACGTGGTCGGCCGCATGCTTAAAAAACCGGCGGCTGAACGCTTAAAGCTTTTGCGCAATGCTGAAGGGGCAGAGCCGCGTTTTCTGTGGGCTATTTTTCGCGATCAGTTTCATTACGCCGCGATTCATTTAGAAGCCATTGCCGAGACCGCACGCGACATAGACTTTGCCATGCGCTGGGGTTTTGGTGCCAAGCAAGGCCCGTTTGAGTTGTGGCAAGAAGCCGGTTGGTTGCAAGTGGCTAACTGGATAAAAGAAGACATAGACGCCGGTAAAGCACTCTGCAACGCGCCATTGCCAGACTGGGTTTTCAACGGCCCTGTGGCCGACGCCGGCGGCGTGCATACACCGCAAGGCTCTTGGAGCGCGGCCTCAAAATCCTTTATCGCAAAACGTGATTTACCAGTTTATGCACGCCAGTTTTTTCCTGAAAATGTTTTGGGCAGCCAAGCTGCTTCTTTTGAGACAGCCGGTAATACGCAGTTTGAAGACGATGCGATTCGTTTGTGGACCTTGGACGGTGACAATTCAGATGTCTTAATCGCCAGCATTAAAACCAAAATGCATGCGATTAGCCCCGACGTCGCCGAAGGCTTGGCACGCGGCGTAGAACTGGCTGAGAAAAGTTTTAAAGGCTTGATGATTTGGTCTAATCACGACTTGTTCTCTGTCGGTGCCGACCTGCAAGCCATGTTGCCCGGCTTTGTGATGGGCGGCGTGGCAGTGATTGATGGCGCCGAGGCAGAGTTGCAGCAAACCATGCTCAAACTGCGTTATGCGGCTGTGCCAGTCGTCAGTGCGATTCGCGGTCTCGCACTCGGTGGTGGTTGTGAAATTGCGGTCTATTCGGCCAAGCGAGTAGCTGCTATGGAAAGCTATATCGGCCTAGTTGAAGTCGGCGTTGGCTTGGTGCCAGGCGCTGGCGGCCTGACTTATATTGCGCGCCGCGCAGCAGAAAATGCAGCGGCTTCTACGGCTAAAGATTTGCTGCCGTTTCTCACCGAAGGCTTTAGCGCAGCGGCCATGGCCAAGGTGGGTACCGGCGCACTCGATAGCCGCAAGCTGGGTTATTTGTTGGACAGCGATGTTGTCGTGGCGAATAAAGACGAGCTTTTGTTTGTCGCCCTTAACCAAGCCCGCTCTATGTTCGACGCCGGTTACCGCGCGCCGCATAAACGCTTATTTCCAGTCGCTGGTCGCAGTGGTTTGGCGACTATCAAAGGCCAACTGGTGAATATGCGTGATGGTGGTTTTATCAGCGCGCATGACTTTCACATTGCCAGCTTAATCGCCGGCGTGGTCTGCGGCGGCGATGTCGATGCGGGTAGCTTAGTCAGCGAAGAATATGTAATGACACTTGAGCGCTGGGCTTTTTGCGCGCTGCTAGAGAACCCCAAAACGCAAGCACGCATCATGGGCATGATGAGCACGGGCAAGCCGGTGCGCAATTAA
- the bioB gene encoding biotin synthase BioB: MTVIAEQSLKFHPRAASADSAAPTAERWSVAAIEALLDLPLSELMFQAQSLHRKHFDPTLVEFATLLSIKTGGCPEDCGYCPQAARYDTGVTASKMLEPEEVLKAAKLAQAAGATRFCMGAAWRSPKDRDIANVAELVRTVKALGLETCATLGMLEEGHAEVLRDAGLDYYNHNLDSAPDFYGDIITTRDYQDRLDTLGRVRGAGVKLCCGGIVGLGESRKQRAGLIAQLANMTPYPESVPINNLVKVEGTPLADQEPLDPFEFVRTIAAARITMPLARVRLSAGRQQMGDAVQALCFMAGANSIFYGDKLLTTGNPDTDADIELLKRLGLRAGQPQPLNADLQD; encoded by the coding sequence ATGACCGTCATCGCCGAGCAATCGCTGAAATTTCATCCCCGCGCCGCAAGCGCTGACAGTGCAGCACCAACTGCGGAGCGCTGGAGCGTAGCCGCCATTGAGGCTTTGCTGGACTTGCCGCTCTCGGAGCTGATGTTCCAAGCCCAAAGCCTGCACCGCAAACATTTTGACCCGACCTTGGTCGAATTCGCCACGCTGCTGTCCATCAAAACCGGCGGCTGTCCAGAAGACTGCGGCTACTGCCCGCAAGCGGCGCGTTACGACACCGGTGTGACCGCCTCCAAAATGCTGGAGCCCGAAGAAGTCCTAAAAGCTGCGAAATTAGCCCAAGCCGCAGGTGCGACACGCTTTTGCATGGGCGCTGCCTGGCGCTCGCCGAAAGACCGTGACATCGCTAACGTAGCCGAATTGGTACGCACTGTTAAAGCCCTAGGTCTAGAGACCTGCGCCACCCTAGGCATGCTAGAAGAAGGCCATGCCGAAGTGCTGCGCGATGCAGGCCTGGACTACTACAACCACAACCTAGACAGTGCGCCCGACTTTTACGGCGACATCATCACCACCCGCGACTACCAAGACCGGCTAGACACCTTAGGCCGCGTGCGCGGCGCTGGCGTCAAGCTGTGCTGCGGCGGCATCGTTGGTTTGGGCGAATCACGCAAGCAGCGCGCCGGACTAATTGCCCAACTCGCCAACATGACGCCTTACCCGGAGTCAGTGCCAATTAACAACTTAGTCAAAGTCGAAGGCACGCCGCTGGCCGACCAAGAACCGCTTGACCCGTTTGAGTTTGTGCGCACTATCGCCGCAGCCCGCATCACCATGCCATTGGCGCGCGTTCGGCTATCGGCTGGTCGCCAGCAAATGGGCGACGCAGTACAGGCCTTGTGCTTTATGGCCGGTGCTAACTCCATCTTCTACGGCGACAAATTGCTCACTACCGGTAACCCAGATACCGATGCCGATATCGAGCTACTCAAACGCCTAGGCCTGCGCGCCGGTCAACCGCAGCCACTCAACGCCGACTTGCAAGACTGA
- a CDS encoding DUF4442 domain-containing protein, which translates to MARQLDRLCEVPAFARGWFRNVVMRRALTHYGADSLNFLQVSSSAVEIGMKRQSGQSGQSDLAQHLPAAALNLLVETASSTLLGMNVRDDCQLRLKALSLNFLQPASGNLRATASLTPEQRAFMQASNSGEVRLAVSVTDQAGVTPVNCEFIWAWTAHSPGKNQSA; encoded by the coding sequence ATGGCACGCCAGTTAGATAGGCTTTGCGAAGTGCCGGCGTTTGCGCGTGGCTGGTTTCGCAACGTGGTGATGCGTCGGGCTTTGACGCATTACGGCGCTGACAGTCTGAATTTTTTGCAGGTCAGTAGCAGCGCGGTTGAGATCGGTATGAAACGGCAATCAGGGCAATCTGGTCAATCTGATTTAGCCCAGCACTTGCCTGCTGCAGCGCTTAATTTGCTGGTTGAAACGGCGTCCAGCACATTGCTTGGCATGAACGTGCGCGACGATTGCCAGCTGCGCTTAAAAGCACTGAGTTTGAATTTTCTGCAACCCGCCAGCGGCAACTTGCGCGCCACCGCCAGTCTCACGCCTGAGCAACGCGCTTTCATGCAGGCCAGCAATTCGGGCGAAGTGCGCCTCGCCGTTAGCGTCACAGATCAAGCCGGCGTCACGCCAGTTAACTGCGAATTTATTTGGGCTTGGACAGCGCATAGCCCTGGCAAAAATCAATCTGCTTAA
- a CDS encoding chorismate-binding protein translates to MTHASAAQQVRAFIDFPPDNAKGQRLRARFESPLALLTAWLPEQVLPLLAELENHAAQGHWCLGALAYEAASAFDAKLISHPARPGWPLAQFAVFDTALPWPAGDASSQSMDAEANPAWQFSMTERDYASKVESARQAMAAGDCYQINLTGRLEADFSGDVADWMARLQAAQPDGYALWLDWGDRQFLSASPELFFDWRPDTSSNAAKTAAAGYLSCKPMKGTAPRNADPVQDAAAKQTLADSDKERAENVMIVDLLRSDMGRIAVAGSVQVEQLFEIQALPTVWQMTSTITARTRPATTLVDIFSALFPCGSITGAPKASAMQWITRLEDGARGVYCGAAGVIKPGGAATFNVPIRSVMLEKNPHQLQSEQQNSLKNSPQKSAQDTAKSSELNTAWQAVYGVGSGITFYANAKDEWIELAHKSRLLERSTQAFDVLETLRLEEGNYWLLELHQARMAQSASYFGYRWDKLEVTAALQALAQKHNAGCWRVRLCTSRSGAISLAAFALEVTPEPVFFKINLDALDTRSSNAEFVQHKTTRRQHYDQRLLPDCFDTLLLNERGEFTEFTRGCLALRIDGEWLTPALQSGLLPSTYRTYLIAEKRISQAVLTPADLQRADGVAFFNSVRGWLAAKIAPGT, encoded by the coding sequence TTGACCCACGCCAGCGCCGCGCAGCAGGTGCGCGCCTTTATAGACTTTCCGCCAGACAATGCCAAAGGCCAACGCCTTAGGGCAAGGTTTGAGTCACCGCTGGCGCTACTGACCGCTTGGCTACCCGAGCAAGTTTTGCCGCTGTTAGCCGAGTTGGAAAATCACGCGGCGCAAGGCCACTGGTGCCTTGGCGCGCTGGCCTATGAAGCGGCCAGCGCCTTTGACGCAAAACTGATTAGTCACCCAGCCCGGCCGGGCTGGCCACTGGCACAGTTTGCCGTCTTTGACACGGCACTGCCTTGGCCAGCAGGCGACGCCAGCAGTCAAAGCATGGACGCAGAAGCAAATCCGGCGTGGCAGTTTTCCATGACAGAGCGAGATTACGCCAGCAAAGTGGAAAGCGCGCGTCAAGCCATGGCGGCTGGAGACTGTTATCAAATCAATCTCACAGGCCGGCTAGAAGCCGATTTTTCTGGCGATGTAGCCGACTGGATGGCACGTTTGCAAGCGGCTCAGCCAGACGGCTACGCACTCTGGCTAGACTGGGGCGATAGACAATTTCTAAGCGCCTCACCCGAGCTATTTTTTGATTGGCGACCAGACACGTCAAGCAACGCAGCTAAAACCGCTGCCGCTGGTTATCTCAGTTGCAAGCCCATGAAGGGCACAGCGCCGCGCAATGCCGACCCGGTGCAAGATGCGGCGGCCAAACAAACGCTGGCGGACAGCGACAAAGAGCGCGCAGAAAACGTCATGATCGTCGACTTACTGCGCAGCGACATGGGCCGCATTGCAGTGGCCGGCAGCGTGCAGGTTGAGCAATTGTTTGAAATCCAAGCCCTGCCCACCGTCTGGCAAATGACCTCGACCATCACCGCCCGCACGCGGCCTGCCACCACGCTGGTGGATATTTTTAGCGCCCTGTTTCCTTGCGGCTCCATCACAGGCGCGCCAAAAGCCAGTGCAATGCAGTGGATAACGCGTTTAGAAGACGGCGCACGCGGCGTTTACTGCGGTGCGGCAGGCGTGATTAAACCCGGCGGCGCGGCGACTTTTAATGTGCCGATTCGCAGTGTCATGCTGGAGAAAAACCCGCATCAATTGCAGAGCGAACAACAAAATTCGCTAAAAAATTCACCTCAAAAATCAGCTCAAGACACAGCAAAAAGCAGCGAATTAAACACTGCCTGGCAAGCCGTCTATGGGGTTGGTAGCGGCATTACCTTTTACGCCAATGCCAAGGATGAATGGATAGAGCTGGCCCACAAATCAAGATTATTAGAGCGCTCAACGCAAGCCTTTGATGTGTTGGAAACCTTGCGACTTGAGGAGGGTAATTACTGGCTGCTAGAACTTCACCAAGCACGCATGGCGCAAAGCGCCAGCTATTTTGGCTATCGCTGGGACAAGCTAGAAGTAACCGCCGCCCTGCAAGCGCTGGCACAAAAACACAACGCAGGCTGCTGGCGCGTGCGGCTTTGTACATCCCGCAGCGGTGCGATAAGCCTTGCGGCTTTTGCGCTTGAAGTCACACCAGAGCCGGTGTTTTTTAAAATCAATTTAGATGCGCTAGACACCCGCAGCAGCAACGCAGAATTTGTGCAGCATAAAACTACGCGCAGACAGCACTATGACCAGCGTTTGCTACCTGACTGTTTTGACACGCTACTACTCAATGAGCGCGGTGAATTCACCGAATTTACCCGCGGCTGTTTAGCACTGCGCATAGACGGTGAGTGGCTCACGCCCGCACTGCAAAGCGGCCTACTGCCAAGCACTTACCGTACTTATTTAATCGCCGAAAAGCGTATCAGCCAAGCCGTGCTAACGCCTGCTGATTTGCAGCGCGCCGATGGCGTGGCTTTTTTTAATAGTGTGCGCGGATGGTTGGCAGCAAAAATTGCACCGGGCACTTAA
- a CDS encoding enoyl-CoA hydratase, with translation MTTPSTTPVASDILSHVDAGVMTLTINRVARKNSITSAMYAAMADALQAAEQDSAVRVLVIQGHETIFSAGNDIGDFINRPPATTEAPVFRFLGAISRFSKPIIAAVCGPAVGIGTTMLLHCDLVYAGDNAAFSMPFVNLGLCPEAGASLLLPQRVGHVRAAEALLLGEPFMAESALEMGLINRIVPPSEVNALAQRQAQKLAAKPLTALLESKRLLKHGNDTLVAERMTLEFESFGRMLEQPAAREAFAAFMEKRKPDFSAL, from the coding sequence ATGACTACTCCCTCAACTACCCCTGTCGCGTCCGACATCCTGAGCCACGTCGATGCCGGCGTGATGACGTTAACGATTAACCGCGTAGCGCGTAAAAATTCGATTACCTCGGCTATGTATGCGGCAATGGCTGATGCCTTGCAAGCGGCCGAACAAGACAGCGCTGTGCGCGTGTTGGTGATTCAAGGCCACGAAACTATTTTTTCGGCGGGTAACGATATTGGCGACTTTATCAACCGTCCACCAGCCACAACAGAAGCACCCGTGTTTCGCTTTTTGGGCGCTATCAGCCGTTTTAGCAAACCGATTATTGCCGCCGTATGCGGCCCAGCCGTTGGCATTGGCACGACTATGCTGCTGCATTGCGACTTGGTTTATGCGGGCGATAACGCGGCATTTTCTATGCCTTTCGTTAACTTAGGTTTGTGCCCAGAAGCCGGTGCTAGCTTGCTGCTGCCGCAGCGCGTAGGCCATGTACGCGCGGCCGAGGCCTTGCTGTTGGGTGAGCCATTTATGGCTGAATCAGCACTAGAGATGGGTTTGATTAACCGCATAGTGCCGCCTTCAGAAGTCAATGCACTGGCTCAACGCCAAGCGCAAAAACTAGCCGCAAAACCACTGACTGCGCTGCTTGAAAGCAAGCGTTTGCTCAAGCATGGCAACGACACACTGGTCGCTGAACGCATGACGCTTGAGTTTGAAAGCTTTGGCCGCATGCTAGAGCAACCCGCTGCACGCGAGGCTTTTGCGGCGTTTATGGAAAAACGTAAACCGGATTTCTCTGCGCTTTAA
- a CDS encoding acetyl-CoA C-acyltransferase has protein sequence MAKQIQEAYIVAATRTPIGRSHRGFFRNMRPDDLLVKALQAALAQVPSLDPKAIEDIICGCAIPEGPQGLNIARIGAVLAGLPTSVGGITVNRFCASGLSAIQMAADRIRVGEAEVMIAAGVESMSMVPMSGNSPSLSPSMFVNDENIGIAYGMGLTAEKVAQQWKVSRDAQDQFALASHQKAIAAQQAGAFAAEITPVEVTDRSANLDTGEVITKSRIVSLDEGPRPDTSIEGLAKLKTVFAARGSVTAGNSSQTSDGAGALILASENAVKKFGLKPLARFVSYAARGVPPHLMGIGPIEAIPAALGYAGIAQDDIDWFELNEAFAAQSLAVMNTLGLNPSKVNPMGGAIALGHPLGATGAARAATLIHALQRNQLKYGMLTMCVGMGQGAAGIFERV, from the coding sequence ATGGCCAAACAAATTCAAGAAGCCTATATCGTCGCCGCCACGCGCACACCGATAGGTAGATCGCACCGAGGTTTTTTTCGCAATATGCGGCCTGACGACTTGCTGGTCAAAGCGCTGCAAGCTGCACTCGCGCAAGTACCAAGCTTAGACCCCAAAGCAATCGAAGACATCATCTGCGGCTGCGCCATTCCCGAAGGCCCGCAAGGCTTGAACATTGCCCGCATCGGTGCGGTGTTAGCCGGTTTGCCAACCAGCGTGGGCGGCATCACAGTAAACCGTTTTTGTGCCTCTGGTTTGTCAGCGATTCAAATGGCGGCTGACCGCATTCGGGTTGGCGAAGCCGAGGTGATGATTGCCGCTGGCGTTGAAAGCATGAGCATGGTGCCTATGTCTGGCAACTCGCCTTCACTGTCGCCGTCTATGTTTGTGAATGATGAAAATATTGGCATCGCTTACGGCATGGGATTGACGGCAGAAAAAGTGGCCCAGCAATGGAAAGTCTCGCGTGATGCGCAAGACCAGTTTGCGCTGGCTTCGCATCAAAAAGCCATCGCCGCGCAGCAAGCCGGTGCGTTTGCAGCTGAGATCACGCCAGTTGAAGTCACCGACCGCTCAGCCAATTTAGACACTGGTGAGGTGATTACTAAAAGCCGCATTGTGAGCCTAGACGAAGGTCCACGCCCAGACACTTCAATCGAGGGGCTGGCAAAACTCAAAACCGTGTTTGCCGCACGCGGCTCGGTGACGGCGGGCAATAGCTCGCAAACCTCTGACGGTGCCGGCGCATTAATCTTAGCCAGCGAAAATGCGGTTAAAAAGTTTGGCTTAAAACCACTCGCGCGTTTTGTCAGTTATGCCGCCCGCGGTGTGCCGCCGCATTTAATGGGCATTGGCCCGATTGAGGCGATTCCTGCGGCACTTGGATACGCCGGCATTGCCCAAGACGATATCGATTGGTTTGAGCTCAACGAAGCCTTCGCAGCTCAATCCTTAGCGGTCATGAATACCTTGGGTTTGAATCCGAGCAAGGTCAACCCCATGGGCGGCGCTATCGCACTTGGCCACCCGCTAGGCGCTACCGGTGCGGCGCGCGCTGCAACGCTGATTCATGCACTGCAGCGCAACCAGCTCAAGTACGGCATGCTGACTATGTGCGTAGGCATGGGGCAGGGCGCAGCGGGAATTTTTGAACGGGTTTAA
- the bioF gene encoding 8-amino-7-oxononanoate synthase has protein sequence MKASWLDEFPARIKDLDAQHLRRKRRIVSPLVAARMQVDGREMLAFCSNDYLGLASHEAIIQAACEGAKKFGAGSGASPLVSGHSLANETLEHELAAFVGLPKALYFYAGYAANIGIIPALVGRGDAVFSDALNHACLIDGARLSRADIVPYEHANLSALSAALCASTAQRKLVISDAVFSMDGDIANIPALLALCEQHDALLLLDDAHGFGVLGPQGRGALAQFGLSGANASARVLYMATLGKAAGVAGAFVAGSEALIEWLLQKTRSYIFATAAPPMLASALSASLKLIAQDDWRRSDLALRIAQLRLGLQAGLKNSNWRLGESSTAIQALVIGSNEDALRVMQGLAERGIWVPAIRPPTVPQGTARLRIALSAAHTQEDVALLVQALTELSIA, from the coding sequence ATGAAGGCTTCATGGCTAGATGAATTTCCCGCGCGTATAAAAGATCTAGACGCCCAGCACTTGCGCAGAAAGCGCCGCATAGTCAGCCCCTTGGTAGCGGCGCGCATGCAGGTCGATGGCCGCGAAATGCTGGCTTTTTGCAGCAATGATTACTTGGGACTTGCCAGTCATGAAGCGATTATTCAGGCCGCTTGCGAAGGCGCCAAAAAATTCGGTGCCGGCTCTGGTGCATCACCGCTGGTGAGTGGCCACAGCCTAGCGAATGAGACGCTGGAACACGAACTCGCGGCCTTTGTCGGTCTGCCCAAAGCGCTTTATTTTTATGCCGGTTACGCCGCCAACATTGGCATTATTCCGGCCTTGGTGGGGCGCGGCGATGCGGTGTTTTCAGACGCGTTAAATCACGCTTGCTTGATCGATGGCGCACGCTTGTCGCGTGCCGACATAGTGCCTTACGAACACGCCAACTTAAGTGCATTGAGCGCCGCTTTATGCGCCAGCACAGCGCAACGCAAATTAGTCATTAGCGATGCGGTCTTTAGTATGGATGGCGACATCGCCAATATCCCCGCCTTGCTGGCGCTATGCGAGCAGCACGATGCGCTGCTGCTGTTGGACGATGCGCACGGCTTTGGCGTGCTCGGCCCGCAAGGTCGCGGTGCGCTGGCGCAGTTTGGGCTTAGCGGCGCTAACGCCTCAGCGCGGGTTCTTTACATGGCCACACTGGGTAAGGCAGCCGGCGTGGCCGGTGCTTTTGTAGCGGGTAGCGAGGCACTGATTGAATGGCTGCTGCAAAAAACCCGGAGCTATATTTTTGCTACCGCCGCACCGCCCATGCTGGCCAGCGCGCTAAGCGCCAGCCTCAAACTGATAGCGCAGGACGACTGGCGCCGCAGCGATTTAGCGCTGCGGATTGCGCAATTGCGTCTGGGTTTGCAAGCCGGGCTAAAAAATTCCAACTGGCGCTTGGGCGAGTCCAGCACCGCCATACAAGCCTTGGTGATTGGCAGTAATGAGGACGCATTAAGAGTCATGCAAGGCCTGGCCGAGCGCGGCATTTGGGTGCCTGCGATACGCCCGCCCACAGTGCCGCAGGGCACGGCACGGCTGCGTATTGCCCTGTCGGCGGCGCACACTCAGGAAGACGTTGCGCTGCTGGTTCAGGCGTTGACAGAGCTGTCCATCGCCTAG